A genomic stretch from Coffea arabica cultivar ET-39 chromosome 10c, Coffea Arabica ET-39 HiFi, whole genome shotgun sequence includes:
- the LOC113714606 gene encoding glycylpeptide N-tetradecanoyltransferase 1-like, whose protein sequence is MDDNDKPTENPKPTSDANITPENESEISMDSLARKVQESLSLAKRHKFWETQPVGQFKDFGDRSLPEGPIEAPTPLSEVKQEPYNLPSQYEWITCDMDSEEMCNEVYNLLTSNYVEDDENMFRFNYSKEFLQWALRPPGYFRSWHIGVRAKSSKKMVAFITGVPARIRVRETIVNMAEINFLCVHKKLRSKRLAPVMIKEVTRRVHLENSWQAAYTAGVVIPTPITTCQYWHRSLNPKKLIDVGFSRLGARMTMSRTIRLYKLPDQTATPGFRKMEPHDVPAVTRLLRNYLRQFVLSPDFDENDVEHWLLPKENVVDSFLVESPETHEITDFCSFYTLPSSILGSQNYTALKAAYSYYNVSTKTPLTQLMNDALIVAKRKDFDVFNALDVMHNETFLKELKFGPGDGKLHYYLYNYRIRRVLRPSELGLVLL, encoded by the coding sequence ATGGATGACAATGATAAGCCAACTGAGAACCCTAAACCTACTTCTGATGCAAATATAACTCCTGAGAATGAGTCAGAGATATCAATGGATTCCCTGGCACGAAAAGTCCAAGAATCCCTTTCCCTTGCAAAGAGGCATAAGTTTTGGGAAACGCAACCGGTGGGGCAATTCAAAGATTTTGGGGATAGAAGCCTTCCTGAAGGCCCAATTGAGGCTCCAACTCCCCTGTCTGAGGTCAAACAAGAGCCTTATAATCTTCCAAGTCAATATGAGTGGATTACCTGCGATATGGACTCTGAAGAGATGTGTAATGAGGTGTATAATCTCTTAACTTCTAACTATGTTGAGGATGATGAGAACATGTTCAGGTTCAACTACTCAAAAGAGTTTCTTCAATGGGCACTTCGCCCTCCAGGTTATTTCAGGAGCTGGCACATTGGAGTGAGAGCGAAGAGTTCAAAAAAGATGGTCGCTTTTATAACTGGGGTTCCTGCAAGGATCCGGGTTCGTGAAACTATTGTAAACATGGCAGAAATCAATTTTCTTTGCGTCCATAAGAAACTTAGGTCGAAAAGGCTTGCTCCTGTAATGATCAAAGAAGTAACAAGGAGggttcacttggagaatagcTGGCAGGCCGCCTATACTGCTGGTGTGGTTATTCCTACGCCCATAACAACTTGCCAATATTGGCATAGATCTTTGAACCCTAAGAAGCTTATTGATGTAGGATTTTCTAGGCTTGGTGCAAGGATGACAATGAGCCGCACTATAAGGTTGTACAAGTTGCCGGATCAAACAGCCACACCTGGTTTCAGGAAGATGGAGCCTCATGATGTTCCTGCAGTTACTCGTTTACTTCGAAATTACTTGAGGCAATTTGTTCTTTCGCCAGactttgatgaaaatgatgtaGAGCACTGGCTTCTTCCAAAGGAGAATGTTGTGGATAGTTTCCTGGTTGAAAGCCCAGAGACTCACGAGATCACTGACTTCTGCAGCTTTTACACTCTTCCCTCTTCTATATTAGGTAGCCAGAATTACACTGCACTAAAGGCTGCTTATTCTTATTACAATGTGTCTACAAAGACTCCGTTAACCCAGCTGATGAACGATGCTCTCATTGTGGCTAAGCGGAAAGATTTTGATGTTTTCAATGCTTTGGATGTCATGCATAATGAGACTTTCTTGAAGGAACTGAAATTTGGCCCAGGTGACGGGAAACTGCATTACTATCTGTACAACTACCGAATAAGACGTGTGCTGCGACCGTCAGAACTTGGGCTAGTGCTCTTGTAG